The DNA window CATTTATAAAGAATACATACAAGACGCACAGCAGACATCTTGTCTCATCGTTTTGCTTGCAGAAGCTTCTCAAACTAAGATGCCTAAGCTCGTCCTGGTGGTCGTTTGGAGTTCCCTGCTCTCctgaaaaaaagaatataatgataaacaaaacagaaaagaacAGAAGCAACTAATAATGGTCTTAATCATCATGATCACATGgctaattgttttaaaatgtcCAGTAACTAATTCTGCCGTATATATATCTAACTTCACggggtcctgaagttaacgattatgtaaATCTCTAATGGctatcatattagcaaccacaaAATTTGAACTTGAGATCATGgatattttgatagtttttgaagttgtactttaaaaaaaattataaattatagtttttttaattattatttcaaaagagaGTTTTTTAGTAgaataattgatataaaattataatgcgTATTGATGAATTAAACGCGTGCAGTTCTATAATTGGGGTAGAACACAAACCTCACCTCACCTCAGCCTAATTTAAAGCACTTTTCCATGCATGCTTTTCAAGTAACCattatttgtttgtaattatGATCCGTTGATGCATGTAATTGGACAAAGTTCAATGAAAAGGGAAGCATAAAAAGAGTTAAAGAAAAGACACCATGAAAAAGGTTAATTTAAAGGCCTCGTAAATGTGGAGAACAAAGTAAAATGTCTCTTATCTTTGAATAAACAAGTCTGTGGGTGACGGATGGAATAAAGTGAAGACACAAGCTTTATTTGCCTTTAATTTGTAATTCAAACTTGTATAATGTTTCTATAATCCTTGCTAGTCGCTGGAGATCAATGTAAcagtttctttttatatatatatagtgagaGATATGACATCAACTTAGACTTATCTCCTGTTTCTTTCTCCATGCGGCTTGTACGTTTTTggcatatatataataatataatatctcCTGGATTATcaataataatgacaataaataaataaaatggactctctccctGAACCTAATTTAGGGTTCGCTTGTTCACGTTGTGCACTGTATTAAGAGTAtgaatttcatgtttttaacatggtacatatttattttttttctaattttatataaaattaataacgaATAAGAAgtcaaataatgaaataattttcaCACAATATAATAAATTCTGGTTATCAACAAATTCTAGCTTAATTGATATATCAGTGTCtcctctattttaaaaaaaattcaaattcaaacttctcGTGtgtaacaacaaagaaaaatcttgtttactgataattaataaatatatagtatACCAGCTAGAtttgaaaaagtgaaaaaataaatgaagaaacacaaatataaatgaaaaacgTACAATacgcatgcatatatatatatattcggcTATAAACAGGTTTCCTTCAGCGAAAGAGTTGTTGCTGTATATGGTGTACGTACCTGTTGTGAATAGGATCTGGACCGTTAGGAACTCTTCTCTTGCTCATCATGTAGTTGAGATCCAACTCCGAATTGTAAACAAGCTTCTCTCTTCCTATCACATCCTTTTCATGATCATCTTTCAGGTCATTTTGAGTAGCCTGGGCACTATTTAGCCTGCTGGTTGTCATTTTGGACGCTGCTCCACCTTCCAAGGCTCCAACCAACAAGAGCATTACAAACACCACCGTTGCAATCCCCCCGAGCAACACCTTGAAAGACAAAGAGCAACTTCTACCACTACCACCCATATATATCTTCTCTTATTTTGTCCCTGTATAATCTGTTCTTCCTACCTAGCTTGTAGGTACTTATTGGGGTACAGGTGAAGGACAAATCACACGAAGATTACTAATTTTGCTTGATTTCTTTGATGCGTATACATGGGACTAgcgagaagagaagagagagggtGAGAGGCAAGAGAGCATTGGGCTAAGGCAAGaattcttcttctgcttcttcttcttcttcttctttagagGGGTTCTTACTTTGAGGATTAGGGTGGGTTGGTGTTCTTTATAGGTTGGAGCGATTCTGTTGCACTTTCTCGAACCTTGGGAggcggagagagagagagagagagcgctaGGTATCTAGTTGGGTTTCGAACATTACAAGGAGGGAACGTACGTCTTCACTTTATAGTTTATACTGATATATACTGACGATAAGGTCCCAATACTCTTTAATTTCCTTTTGCTTTGATATTGTGTATTTTCATGCAGCTATATATATACCTTATCGTACCCAATAATTTAGTAGTGATAATGACATTAACAAGTAGctacactaccagaaaattagCGAAAACCGAcgaaattaccgatgaaattttttcatcagtaatttttaccgatggaaataaTTGCATCTCTAATTTTGTTGGTATATACTGACAGATCATTTCCATCGGCATTACGGTCGTATATACCGATGAAATACATCCATCGGTATATACTCACAGTATTGCCGATAGATTATATAGATTTTTGAAAAGTTGTAATGGTGTGatgacttggatttttttcaaatgattttactAATGGAATGACATAGGGATTCAAACCGGGATCCAGTACAGTGACGTGGAACAGTCACCAGCGAACTTACCAACGGAACGTTTCCGTCGATGATTCTATCGGTTAAAGCTAATATATACCCACTCTAccaactctctctttctctatttctccttcttccccttcttcttccccatccAAACTCTCCCCTTCCAAACTGCAGTCAACCAtccatcccaactctccccctCTTCTCAACACAAACACTCAAGTTTCTTATACTTTTATacgtggtcacaacatccgttCTCCAAGCAATTTAttgtggattttatcatttttttgtaagtaaatctattctttttagttttagcatttaaatgtcaaatttattatttttaattttttttttttagtatatgtattttgttaaacttgtttgattgttatttgtcaaagaaacttgcagtatgaatgtataattttgtagttgttatagtttgttttagattttgtcaaattgtatttgtttataaattgttgaaactttgtttgAATTACACCGAATTAAatgtgttgtgatgaaataaaaaatagtttatttaacgggtctattttaattttatcaattctatTGCGAAGTTGTGATttccataaatttatatatgtataaatttgtatggacgttaataatttataattgataatgaatatttaacattagtgtttttttagtttgttggataatgtcggggcaaaccaatatttttgcaaatttatttacataacatagttaattaatacatgttgtcgttataattttataaaggttcgatagaagtcatggatgatcgttcatgaaTGTATTGGGACTCACCctaaggattgcggaggatggattattgtaacgaggttcagggttttattaatttcgcaacatctattctgATAAATTTTACTGATGGCGGTATTAGATGTCCATGCagaaagtgtaaaaataaaaagtttatgtatcaagatgttgtaacgatgcatcttctaACCAAAGGGTTCATGGAGGATTACTTGTGTCGGTTTGCACATGGAGAATTATTTGTTCCTAATGAGAGCATGATAAaaagggtggttgggtcaacttctagtgctagcaacgtgtaTGAAGTTGGAAATGACAACAGTAATCCTTACAGGAATATTGTTAtagatgcaatgagaatgaatgaaGGTAATGTCAGtgaatgtccaatcgtagaagaagaacttaATGCAGATGCAGcaaggttttttgatttgttgaaagattctaatGAACCATTATAGGATGGCTGCATGAACCATAATAAATTATCGGTCATAGCATAGGTGGTCACCATCAAGTCATATCACAGATTAAGTAAGGCCGATTATGACAAGATTATCgaatgggcgagaagcattttacctaaagAAAACAGGctaaaagagaacttctatgctgcaaagtccatgatgaaaccccttggtttaggataccagaaaattgacatgtgccctaacttctgtatgttatactaccttgaaaatgttgaGCTAACCGAGTTCATGACATAtaggcattcccgttacaaacctaGAACTAGCAAGGGAAAGACTTTTATGGCATattaaaaacttagatacttctcaatcacacctagactgcagaggttattcatgtcaccaaggactactgagcacatgacatgacacCAATCACATCATGTGGTTGATGGAGtaatggtgcatccttctaacGGCGAAGCATGGAAGCACTTTAACAGTATGCATCCTTACTTTTTAGCTAAATCAAGGAACAtgcgtcttgggttgtgtacaaatggattcaacccatttgggtcatttgttgcttcttattcttgttggccagtTATATTGACCGTTTATAACTTGCAACTGGGGATGTGTATGaagccggagttcatgtttttatctatggcCATACCAGGTCCAAGCAATCCGAGgcagaatatagatgtttgtcttcgactgttgattgatgagttgacgtAGTTGTGGTTCTCTagagctttgacttatgatatcTCGAGGAAACATAATTTTGTTATGAGAGTAACTTTGATATGGACTATCAATTATTTCCCAACTTATGGAATGGTTTCTGGTTGGAACACACATGGAAAACTAGCATGTCTATATtgtatggaaaacaacaaggcattcacgctaacaaacgggggtaaagctttttttttttactgtcatcaTCGTTTCTTGCCACCGAATCTTAggtataaaaagaacaaaaaggatttctttattagcagagttgaaaaggatgttgcacCCCCGTGTCTTTCTGGTgatgaattgcatgatgttgtatcagagtatggtgacattgtgtttaGTTTTCAATCACGTAAGCagaagtttcctggttttggtttgacccataattgagTAAAGCAAAGTATCTTTTAGGAGCTTCGTTATTGAAAGACTAATCTTTTCTATCATAACCTTGAAGTCATGCATattgaaaagaacatgtttgagaacattttcaacatcatCATGGATGtaaaggggaagacaaaggacaacatcaaggctagattggtttAACATTGTtatgtaaccgtaaaaatatagaattagtTTGTgggtcacgggtcgcaaaaccaagaaCAAGCtttgtgttagagaaaaacgcacaactactagtctataaatggcttaaAAGTATGAGTTTTCCCGATAGACAtgcctcgaacatatcaagATTGGTTAATATAGAGGAATGCAGattatatggaatgaagagtcatgactgctatgtgtttatgcaaacactcatcccattagcttttcgtgattttttGCCAAAGGGGATATGGGATGCACTcgcggagatcagtcatttcttcagagatatatgctccagcaagttgaatgttgatcacATTGAAAGGCTTAAAATGAATATCGTCGAGACAACATGCAAACTTGAGACACTATtttctccatcattttttgactcaatggagcatctacCCGTATATTTACCATTTAAGGTAAAAGTTGAAGGACCGGTccaatatagatggatgtatccattcgaaaggttagatattacagttgcaatgtaattcataattaaatgttttttcatttttttaattgataatttttgtttaattttatatatgcaggtacttgttcaatctttaaaaaaaaaaaaaaaaggattcaagaacaaggcgcatgtcgAGGCGTCAATATGTGAAACCTATATTATtgaagagatctcaacatttatctcatgCTATTTCGAACCTTATTTGAGAGCGAGGATCAACCGTGTTCTATggcatgatgatggtggtgaagtgccttTAAGTGGGAACTTATCAATATTCTCTAATCCTaaacgacccacacctaaaaatatcataaggGGAAGAAGATATTTGTCTGAAATagagttcaaacaagcacacaattatatcttatttaactatgatgagctgagaccttttattaAGTAAGTAGATGTTCTACTTAAACTTTGTCAAGAGTGTACTATTTATATATTGTGATATCATAAACTCATATAATTTGGAACAACCTTGCAGGCAACATTGACGATATTTATTgtccaataactcacagctgaccgaatcccaaatctttcaattacaagatgaacaattagCCACATGATTTAGAACACATATAAGtcctatcacaaactcattatctCTTGCAAGGTAATTAATCGTACATCAATATTACATAATatccatttatttattattgttgtatttgATATAGAATgtttatcaaatgggaggtAGTGTTGTTATTTCACTGTCTTTACTAAGCCtaggccctgaaagaaaagtcaaATGCTATAacaggtattttgtcaatggatatatctttcatactgaagaatacgggcatggaagaaagacatacaataGTGGTGTTTGTATTAAGGGATCAACTTCTagtgagtttgaagttgactactatggtagattagaaaaGGTCATCAAACTACAATATTATAGCGAGCAtaatagagtgtttttatttaaatgttattggtatgacataactgacagaggaatcagagtagATCCTCACTATGGTCTCattaaaatcaactcaaaagctagactccgcaacgtaaatgatgtctttgtttttacaaagcaatgccaacaattttattacacatacaccccttcctTTAGAAATAATAGATCAAGACTTGATTggttatccattttaaaaaccaaacctAGGAGTCGTGTCGAGGTCGTttaggatgagaacgaagacacaagtgtgataaatgaagtctttcaagttagtgagttggttgaatgATACTAaattgctccttcgattgacttagaagaaaattcaaattttcatgttttttataatagtcTTATTGATGTTGACACAGAgaagttgaatgttgttttgagctctagtggATTAGAgaatgttgatgaagaagatgataaccACATTGAAGAGTGCAATGAAGCTGATAACATTTCAATTGAGGACGAAGTCAAAAATTATGACTAAATATGTTGTaaagccttttttttatataatgtaatattatgaatgatattttagaacatgaaatatttattttataattgtttgctCTTGTTATTGTGTTGTGTGTGTTGTAAGTTTGCAATTTAAACGTTTGTGCAGGAGGATAGACAGACAATACAAACAAAACATACAAAatcttaacacaaacaccaacAGATTGTGTCCCGTCAGTATTTTACCGAGATTTGCAAAAACAATACAACATTTTGCCATAATCACCAACAACTATACCAACGGCATATGTCCCGTCGGTATTTTACCGaaagttgcaaaaaaattacagcCCCTACCATAATCAATGACACatttaccaacaaaatcatTGACGGATGATGCACATTCCAAAGCGTGCGACTGTCAGACTACCTGGTTGGTCGGCACAGTTACCGACTGACGCGGCAAATCCAATGCGCTCGTGCTCTAACACCTTTTTACCGACAAATGTGCTAACGGCCTATGAAAAATCTAGAGggattttcaaaattctaaaaaatacttATGGAATTTAATGCCACcgcccaaaaaaatattattctatgtTCCGTCAGTAAAATTGCAGTATAAAACTAACCCCCCCTCCATGGTTCATTTTTTCTCGGCTCCTCTCATtcatcttctcttctccttctacAAATCTTTTGCGTTTCTCAttgtatttttagtgttttgattGTAGTTTTCaacatattaaaaggtatgattctcctttctttatctttgtttttttttttacttttttatttttattatgattatttttgtagtgttctttttttttttgaatttttgtaaataaaaatcttgaaatcaaCACACTATTAAGGTAAAcatttttcattcctaaagtctttagtttttttccttttatttgttcattttattttattgtttgtattgccataataattgaaaatttagttaaatttgaattgtttattgttgaatttacctttaaaatgttaattgaaatatagaattaaatttaattagtttatcttaattttaatatattattgcttgttatgttttttattatttcaattaattgtaattgttatttatgaattaatttgtatagatgttagttgaaaatatatagatgttgaatttctatagatgttaggttgtaTAGAGTTGATTTTGCAATATTTGTGTAGATGTGTAGAATGAAAATTGGCTTGtgaatattatcaatatttttaagtatGAAAATTGTGGGTAGTCTCTAATATAAGAGAGGTCCACCGTTaatctagtttaattttgtttttgaaatatattaaatttgtaatgaatatttggatgaatattatttaacattatttttatatttttaatgtttaatacaattttatttggttaattagttttttttactattaataagtaattttaaaaaaatattttaaataaataccgaCGGCCTTACAGACAAAACTGAGCCATCGGTATTTTACCGAGATTGCAAAAACATTACCAcccatgccacaatcaccgatggATATAATCTGTCAATGTTTACCATTGATACTACCAAAGGAATATATTTGTCGATATTGTACAGAGAATTCTGAAATATTTACCAcccatgccacaatcaccgacggccagtccgtcggtgatttacAGTTGGAAATACAGACAGAACACGTCCGTTGGTAAAGTTCTCCcgggaaattatttttttggcgtGCTTCCCCTATCTATAAGACCGTtagtgtttggttttttttttaatttccgaTAGAATCAACGATGCATAAGGGAATTACTGACGATCAATATTCTGATATATAGATTTTATCGGTGAGGCCGTCGGTAAAAAATTTACCAATGAGTTATGTATCTTACACCGACAAAATAAATCCATCGATAAAACTATGTAATGCAGTAGTGCTAGCTTATAACCCTTCCTTTGCTATATCCCTTTCGTACGATTGGGAGAAAGGAGAAATGATTTTGAAGCATATGCGAGTGTAACATGAGAATCCTTACATGCCATTATTGCTCCTAGACAACGGATCGACACATGCTGCATAGTGGCAGGAATCACCCTTCATTACGTAAGGGACCAATTAAGTAGAGGTTTAATCTTGCATTAAATCTAAATTATAGCTTAATTATTCACCAATATTCTTATAGGCAAGCAAAATATATACCACCTAATTACAACATGTTATGCTCTAGCATGTATAATTATTAGTTAGACTATTCGACCTCGGAGGAGACACCATCGCCCGCTGCTTGACCTGTAGGATTGAAGAGTAATTAGCTTtggtaataaatatatattaatttgggCGATTCCATGCAAGCATAGTGTCCACATCTCCTATTTACTTTACAAATCGGCCCGCCATGGTCCACGTATATATGCCTTGGTCACTTGAGCCACCCTTAGTTGGAActgttataaatataatacatCCCATGATGATGTTAgggaataaatatataaataaataaataagatttgatAAATATGTGTATTTATACATTAGATAATCTTAATAATAAATGATGGCCTTAAAGTTTGAAGTCAAAACCATCACATGCACCAAAAAgagtaattgtttttataaatagtaaGAAGTTTTTGCATAATCAAATCTGTGCTATGGGAACATTGCTATTCATACTTGAGCTTGTACATCCATGGAAGACTTCCTTCCTCCTTACAGTCTCTTCTTACACCTCAGAGGTTATGGGGAATATATTGCAAGCTAAAGCATAGAGCACATCTTGTCTTATCCATTCCATTTGAATCTCACAGTAGAAACCTAAAAGTTGTGTGTTTCGAAGAATCCAATGCTTCACTGTAGCATATGGCTTCTGGTTGAAGGTACGGACTCTTATCTATTTAAGAATTCAGCCTTTATGGGCTAAGATACGGATGCTGCTCGAACTGCACCTGCTACTATTGTTCCATTATTTTCAAGTTACTATTGTTCTTGACATCCCATGTAAAGCTAGCTATGAGGAGGAATTATGGAACTACGCCGCCTTTCgccattttcttttccaagGACAATAACCTTCGCAATATTCCATTACCATTACAAGTAAATTGTCTCCTAACATAACTCTTAAAGATATAACTTCACAGctgaagttttaaatttaatttttaaaaattattagtttatatTCTATAAAATTCAGGATCATTAgatatttatatgattgttaattttaagatatatagGATTAGTTGAGGTACATACAAGCTAACCCAAacatccacgttaataaaaaaaaataaaaaaactctcatGTTGCAAGAGCATTTTGAGTAATTGAGAGTGGTTTCTTGCACTACTTTAGTttcagttga is part of the Populus alba chromosome 10, ASM523922v2, whole genome shotgun sequence genome and encodes:
- the LOC118045466 gene encoding CLAVATA3/ESR (CLE)-related protein 25, which produces MGGSGRSCSLSFKVLLGGIATVVFVMLLLVGALEGGAASKMTTSRLNSAQATQNDLKDDHEKDVIGREKLVYNSELDLNYMMSKRRVPNGPDPIHNRRAGNSKRPPGRA